Proteins encoded by one window of Prevotella nigrescens:
- a CDS encoding EcsC family protein: MDLTEYQRKQLALIQKWEKREPSIASKAVGKIMGPFTKLFTKVVPDSLIESALKGANEAAVFFTDISDVKRDGKVDNIAELRKKDLELSDKLADSVRKWAIGTAMAEGAATGSTGVLGMGVDIPFIITFALRTIHKIGACYGYDINPSNAEEENVFALGVLSAASANNMEEKTAILFSLKQVSIMIQKKHMEENRRNGF, translated from the coding sequence ATGGATTTAACGGAATACCAAAGAAAACAACTCGCCCTTATACAGAAATGGGAGAAAAGAGAACCAAGTATTGCAAGTAAAGCTGTGGGGAAAATTATGGGTCCTTTTACTAAGCTTTTTACTAAGGTTGTCCCTGATAGTCTTATTGAAAGTGCGTTGAAAGGAGCAAATGAAGCGGCTGTATTCTTTACTGACATTAGTGATGTGAAGCGTGATGGGAAAGTAGATAATATAGCTGAATTACGTAAAAAAGACTTGGAGCTTAGTGATAAACTCGCTGATAGTGTTCGTAAATGGGCGATTGGAACTGCTATGGCAGAAGGAGCTGCTACTGGATCTACAGGTGTACTGGGAATGGGAGTTGATATTCCTTTTATTATAACTTTTGCATTACGTACCATTCACAAGATAGGTGCATGTTATGGATATGACATTAATCCAAGTAATGCCGAAGAAGAAAATGTATTTGCCTTAGGTGTTCTTTCGGCAGCAAGTGCGAATAATATGGAAGAAAAAACTGCAATCTTATTTTCTTTGAAGCAGGTTTCCATTATGATACAAAAAAAACACATGGAAGAAAATAGGAGAAATGGCTTCTAA
- a CDS encoding TonB-dependent receptor, whose amino-acid sequence MYRKTLFLFAFTFLTHLFCNAQINVQGSVKDLTTQEKIEFAHIAVQNASDTTKILYSAITDMEGSYLIENIPIGRYRFIISCIGYETLTTSTRITMSSSGQVLTKNFDLKPSVTQLNETVVTASRNNQKIDHRSIVFTSEEMKRAQMARDLLKNISGVREDLMSGKLTTNQGNPLILINGVRSTENELRAIAPNKVKRVDYYDFPPARYASATCVINVVTKQLDNGYSFGINTSNAVTTGFSNDGLFYAATKGNSIFHIEYNFNYRNYKDCFTQNSYKYALNGIDCLDETSGKEKFGYATHNISLKYTYTQLDKKIFQVTLTPNVERIFSKSNNTGIYVNGNSALNIMSYNTDKTHTFNPSIDLYYWQKFGEKNELTANVTTTFFETNGKNKNNQYVLPGNSLFFQDEMNLNNKKSSFIGEVIYTHQIGLGNINTGYRFDYSHLFSDLKNLKGSYNYTSNIWQQRIYTAVDGVKNKFMYQLNLGLTLLNIKSAITSYHRTLFNPRFILGYKLSNKSTLRFVFVSGTNVPTVTQLSNNVKMISKDIYYSGNPNLRNEHSCTSGLLYNFYSKYLDLELILSHLYKTKPIIGYYSEEDNHLIYNSVNGNYAYTYGGRVNASIKPFGSNLLRLQITLDPCTSTTSTADNKFSAFSCKNYFSLDFNYKNLSANYTYSIPTYSAEGIYKTRSESQNNLSIAYQLKNWKFSLGMLFISKDAIYITKTNNNSIVQEYSERSIRDNKSMCIFGIEFSFNSGKNKSISRKIENKDTDAPIF is encoded by the coding sequence ATGTACAGAAAAACCCTATTTCTATTTGCTTTTACCTTTCTAACACACTTATTTTGTAATGCTCAAATAAACGTACAAGGGAGTGTAAAAGATTTAACTACACAAGAGAAAATTGAATTTGCTCACATTGCGGTACAAAATGCTTCCGATACAACAAAAATTCTGTATAGTGCAATAACAGATATGGAAGGCTCCTACCTTATTGAGAATATTCCTATTGGTCGCTATCGTTTTATAATTTCGTGTATAGGTTACGAAACTCTTACAACTTCCACACGCATCACTATGTCCTCTTCTGGTCAAGTCTTAACCAAGAATTTTGATTTAAAACCTTCAGTAACTCAATTGAATGAAACGGTTGTAACTGCAAGTCGTAATAATCAGAAAATAGACCATCGCTCTATTGTTTTTACAAGTGAGGAAATGAAACGAGCACAAATGGCACGCGATTTATTAAAAAATATCTCTGGAGTAAGAGAAGACTTAATGTCGGGCAAACTGACAACCAACCAAGGTAATCCTCTCATTCTTATTAATGGTGTACGATCTACCGAAAATGAACTGAGAGCCATAGCTCCCAATAAAGTAAAACGAGTAGACTATTACGATTTTCCACCCGCTCGCTATGCTTCTGCTACTTGTGTTATCAATGTCGTAACAAAACAATTAGATAACGGTTATTCTTTTGGAATAAATACTTCTAATGCCGTAACAACAGGTTTTTCTAACGATGGATTGTTTTATGCAGCAACAAAAGGAAACAGCATTTTTCACATAGAATACAATTTTAATTATCGGAATTATAAGGATTGCTTTACGCAGAATAGCTACAAATACGCATTGAATGGGATTGATTGTTTAGATGAAACTTCTGGAAAAGAAAAATTCGGCTATGCTACGCACAATATTTCTCTGAAATATACCTACACACAATTGGATAAAAAGATATTCCAAGTAACACTCACACCAAATGTTGAGCGTATATTTTCTAAATCTAATAACACAGGTATATATGTAAATGGCAATTCGGCATTGAATATAATGAGCTATAATACAGACAAAACACATACTTTCAACCCTTCCATCGACTTGTATTACTGGCAAAAGTTTGGAGAAAAAAATGAATTGACTGCCAATGTTACCACTACTTTTTTCGAAACAAATGGAAAAAATAAAAACAACCAATATGTTTTACCAGGGAATAGTTTATTCTTTCAAGACGAAATGAATTTAAACAACAAGAAGTCAAGTTTTATAGGAGAAGTAATATACACACACCAAATAGGGTTAGGAAATATAAATACTGGCTATCGTTTTGACTATTCTCACTTGTTTTCTGATTTGAAAAATCTGAAAGGAAGCTATAATTACACTTCAAATATTTGGCAACAACGTATTTATACTGCCGTGGACGGTGTAAAAAATAAGTTTATGTACCAACTAAATTTGGGTTTGACACTCTTAAATATTAAAAGTGCTATAACTTCTTACCATAGAACTCTTTTTAATCCTCGATTTATTTTGGGCTATAAGCTATCGAACAAGTCTACTTTACGTTTTGTGTTTGTCTCTGGTACTAATGTTCCAACAGTAACACAACTTAGCAATAACGTAAAAATGATTAGTAAAGACATTTACTATTCTGGAAATCCAAACTTAAGGAACGAGCATAGTTGTACAAGTGGGCTGTTATACAATTTTTATAGCAAATATCTGGATTTAGAATTAATATTAAGCCATCTTTATAAAACGAAACCAATTATAGGGTATTATAGCGAAGAAGATAATCATTTAATCTACAATTCGGTGAATGGAAACTATGCTTACACGTATGGTGGACGAGTAAATGCCTCTATAAAACCATTTGGTTCAAATTTATTGCGTTTACAAATAACATTGGATCCTTGTACGAGTACAACTTCTACAGCAGATAATAAGTTCAGTGCTTTCTCTTGCAAAAACTATTTTAGTTTAGATTTCAATTATAAAAACTTGTCGGCAAACTATACTTATTCTATTCCGACTTATTCAGCAGAGGGTATTTACAAAACAAGGAGTGAATCACAAAATAATTTGAGTATTGCTTACCAGTTAAAAAACTGGAAGTTCTCATTGGGAATGCTATTTATTAGCAAAGATGCTATCTACATTACCAAAACAAATAACAACTCTATTGTTCAGGAATACTCAGAACGCAGCATCAGAGATAACAAATCGATGTGTATTTTTGGTATTGAGTTCAGTTTTAATTCTGGAAAAAATAAGTCGATTAGTCGAAAGATAGAAAATAAAGACACCGACGCTCCTATATTTTAA
- a CDS encoding leucine-rich repeat domain-containing protein, producing MKKQHILIFLIAVCAQLSAFASVLEKETLVKGTAKLNGTDIPIWFNITGEGVAEVGNGKNAAISQYSVGKLVIPASFTNAAENRQYKVTKVGDFAFSLCDKLTEVVLEEGITEIGEQTFFGCNALLNIGYPASLTTIGRGAFRGCRNLKHTNLPANLATIGQETFAENQFADNKIVIPNKITTIPLASFESSKLQIVVLPPSLTSIEEDAFLHSEDCDFYMFDGTTAPMVNEKSVNQKGHWYATNPEIYAANNFCKGLLPISAMIPQKEFIAEGLTYKVLKEGEYPSIFTASVHKKSNETTWSHTFNEFKENVFNDTFAGKWKPSFRVNGITPNFFAGEDIEKLHHIALPTNIEAAQAKNAFAQCKALVSLDLSKLKPLEKNESDELLSGLPENTVVYAPKGQTDEHRAYNTVLTADNGERRTSHFKINIDDNFNELAMKGNMNYYLPHKFMADKATFNRSSFQKKKKETLVLPFTAKPSGKAFAFSKMQGENGAKETIVFSIEEEMQANKPYIYISNGEEISANNVEVNPQIAGTTPAEVTNLYGVYKADYIKKLANNLQLQGTIYIYSSTGNEGKGAFVRAGEYAKITPFHAFFHLNSKDSETKLDVSFEGEEPTGIDTPSASKDDDDNSWFNLQGIKLNGKPKKGIYIHNGKKKII from the coding sequence ATGAAAAAACAACATATATTAATATTTTTAATAGCAGTATGCGCACAGCTTTCTGCCTTTGCCTCTGTTTTAGAGAAAGAAACGCTCGTAAAAGGTACAGCCAAACTGAATGGAACAGATATTCCAATTTGGTTTAACATCACAGGAGAAGGCGTCGCAGAAGTTGGAAACGGTAAGAATGCAGCTATCAGTCAATACTCTGTGGGAAAGCTTGTCATTCCTGCTTCGTTCACCAATGCTGCTGAAAACCGCCAGTACAAAGTTACAAAGGTCGGTGATTTCGCGTTCAGTCTTTGCGACAAACTGACAGAAGTAGTACTTGAAGAAGGAATTACGGAGATAGGCGAACAGACTTTCTTCGGCTGCAACGCCCTGCTGAACATCGGCTATCCAGCCTCGCTGACAACCATAGGCAGGGGTGCTTTCAGAGGTTGCAGAAACCTTAAGCACACCAATCTACCTGCAAATCTCGCCACAATCGGGCAGGAAACCTTTGCAGAAAACCAATTCGCTGACAACAAAATAGTTATCCCCAACAAGATAACAACCATTCCGCTTGCTTCTTTTGAAAGCAGTAAGCTGCAAATCGTGGTATTGCCACCTTCGCTGACAAGCATTGAAGAAGACGCTTTCCTACATTCTGAAGATTGCGACTTCTATATGTTCGACGGAACAACAGCACCAATGGTAAACGAAAAGAGCGTCAATCAGAAAGGACATTGGTATGCCACAAACCCTGAAATCTACGCTGCAAACAACTTCTGCAAGGGTTTGCTGCCTATCAGTGCCATGATTCCACAGAAGGAATTCATCGCAGAAGGCCTTACCTACAAAGTTCTAAAAGAGGGAGAATACCCCAGCATCTTCACCGCTTCGGTTCATAAGAAAAGTAACGAAACAACTTGGAGCCACACTTTCAACGAATTTAAAGAGAATGTATTCAACGATACTTTCGCAGGCAAGTGGAAACCATCATTCCGTGTAAACGGTATAACCCCAAACTTCTTTGCGGGTGAGGACATAGAAAAGCTACACCATATTGCCCTGCCAACAAACATAGAGGCGGCACAAGCCAAAAACGCATTTGCACAATGCAAGGCTCTCGTATCTCTCGATTTATCTAAGTTGAAACCATTGGAAAAGAACGAAAGCGACGAACTTTTAAGCGGACTGCCCGAAAACACAGTGGTATATGCGCCAAAGGGACAAACCGATGAACATCGGGCTTACAACACAGTTCTCACAGCAGACAACGGAGAACGCCGCACAAGCCATTTCAAAATAAACATTGACGACAATTTTAACGAGTTGGCAATGAAAGGAAACATGAACTACTACCTTCCTCATAAGTTCATGGCAGACAAAGCCACTTTCAATCGTTCTTCTTTCCAAAAGAAAAAGAAAGAAACGCTCGTATTGCCGTTTACGGCCAAGCCAAGCGGAAAAGCCTTTGCGTTCAGTAAGATGCAAGGAGAGAACGGTGCAAAAGAAACCATTGTATTCTCTATAGAAGAGGAAATGCAGGCAAACAAGCCCTATATATACATATCTAACGGAGAGGAAATCTCGGCTAACAATGTGGAAGTAAACCCACAAATAGCAGGAACAACACCAGCGGAAGTCACAAATCTATATGGCGTCTACAAGGCTGATTACATTAAAAAGTTGGCAAACAACCTACAACTTCAGGGCACTATCTATATTTACAGTTCTACAGGAAACGAAGGAAAAGGTGCTTTCGTACGAGCTGGGGAGTATGCTAAAATCACTCCTTTCCACGCATTCTTCCACCTTAACAGCAAAGATTCGGAAACAAAGTTAGACGTTTCGTTCGAGGGAGAAGAGCCAACAGGAATAGACACCCCATCGGCAAGCAAGGACGATGACGACAACTCTTGGTTCAATCTGCAAGGAATAAAACTCAATGGTAAACCAAAGAAGGGCATTTATATTCATAATGGCAAGAAAAAGATAATATGA
- a CDS encoding outer membrane beta-barrel protein yields MKKILMTFAVAFVAIAASAQVYVGGSVGIASSKERGGDNVTTYQVLPEIGYNINKDVAIGTIVGWGKGNPVNIEGETRNYLTVAPYARFNVVRTKYVDAFIDGGFGYTHYNHAHAVTTSVDEWSVGLKPGIAVNLNKKVSFVAHVGFAGWKSKKYDGASKDSHVWGVNLNGNNINFGVYYNF; encoded by the coding sequence ATGAAAAAGATTTTAATGACTTTTGCTGTTGCATTTGTAGCAATCGCAGCGAGTGCACAGGTTTATGTTGGTGGTAGTGTTGGTATTGCTTCTTCTAAAGAACGTGGTGGCGACAACGTAACAACCTATCAAGTTCTCCCTGAAATTGGTTATAACATCAATAAAGATGTTGCAATTGGTACCATCGTTGGTTGGGGAAAAGGTAACCCTGTAAATATAGAGGGTGAAACTCGCAACTATCTCACAGTTGCACCTTATGCTCGTTTCAATGTAGTTCGTACAAAGTATGTAGATGCTTTCATCGATGGTGGTTTCGGTTATACCCACTATAACCATGCGCATGCAGTTACCACTTCAGTTGATGAATGGTCAGTAGGTTTGAAACCAGGTATTGCTGTAAACCTTAACAAGAAAGTCAGTTTTGTAGCTCACGTAGGTTTTGCTGGTTGGAAGTCTAAAAAATACGATGGTGCAAGCAAAGATTCACACGTTTGGGGTGTAAACCTTAATGGCAATAACATTAACTTTGGTGTTTACTACAACTTCTAA
- a CDS encoding EcsC family protein, translating to MASKNFLAKGILNIKQIAKIIGINLTKRKAGQTIPVIGGGIGAAMNGSFINDIARAAQKSYQKRWLSDNGLIQMEESIEDLNTDEVN from the coding sequence ATGGCTTCTAAAAATTTCCTCGCCAAAGGCATATTGAATATAAAACAGATTGCAAAAATAATAGGTATAAACCTTACTAAGCGTAAAGCTGGGCAAACTATTCCTGTAATTGGCGGTGGTATTGGGGCTGCAATGAATGGCTCGTTTATTAATGATATTGCACGAGCAGCACAAAAAAGTTATCAAAAAAGATGGCTCAGTGACAACGGTCTTATTCAGATGGAAGAAAGTATTGAAGACTTAAATACCGATGAGGTGAACTAA